gagattttaatgaaacCACAGGTCATAATGAAAAAGAAGGAGGAAGACAACGCCTTGACAGCTCGTTTCTACCTTTTAGACAGATGTTGAGCGATTGTGGTATGCTAGAGTTCCCTTTTTACTGGGAACATGCTATCATGGGTGGGAAAGAGAGCAGGAGGATCAACGGTTAGATGTCGTCTTGACAGAGCTGTTGGAAATGAAGATTGGCATGAGAAATTCCCTCATTATGTTGTAAAGTATATGAGGTTATGGGGATCGGATCATCGTCCGATCCTGGTAGATATTCTCACAAGACCGGTaagaaaatcgaaaaaaattcaaatttgacaAAAGGTGGCTGGACAATGAGGAACTGAGGCAAGTAATTCTTGATGGATGGAAATCTCTAGATCTTCCACCCAACGCAAATATTATGGAGCATATTTCGAGTTGTCGTAAAGCCTTGAGTCAGTGGAGGAGAGAGAACAATTTGAACTCAGAGAAACTAGTGGAGGAACTTAAAGAGAAGGTTGAGGGGCTGTATTCGAATGATGATGCGACGACCGAGGAAATAGCAGAAGCTTTGAAGGAACTCTCTGATGCCCTTAAGGCAAAAGAGATGTTCTGGAAGCAAAAGAGTCGAGTTTTTTGGCTAAGAGAAGGCGatagaaacacaaaatttttcCATGCATTGACAGAGCAGAGAAGAGCTAGGAATAAAATCATACATCTTAGAGATGCAAATGGAAATGCTGGAGAGGATGAGGAAGGATTGGTAGTCATTGCTACTAGTTACTTCAGGCAGATCTTTGAATCCTCCAATCCAGAAGATATAGCGGATGCGTTATTAGAGGTATCCACAACAATTACTGAGTCAATAAATAGTGATCTTACAGCTCCGGTCACTGAATGGGAAGTCAAATTGGCACTTTTTGCGATGCATCCAGAAAAGGCTCCTGGACCATATGGGATGACAGCTCTCTTTTATCAGATATTTTGGGATATTGTGAAGGATGATTTAACTCACATGGTTAATCAATTTCTTTTCGATGGATCAATGGCGAGTGGTTTGAATGATACAAATATCTGTCTTATCCCAAAAACGAATAATCCCAATGAGATGTCCCAGTTCCGGCCCATCAGCTTATGTAACGTCAGCTACAAGATTAtctctaaggtcttatgccagagaTTAAAGAAAGTTCTACCAGATAGAATTTCAGAAACCCAGCCATCCTTTGTTGCTAGAAGACAAATTTCAGACAATATTATGATTGCCTAAGAAATGTTTCATGCGCTAAGAACTAAGCCAAGCAGAAGAAACAAAAGGATGGCCATTAAGACGGACATGAGTAAAGCATATGACAGAATGGAGTGGACGTTCATTGAGGCAGTTATGCGGAAGATGGGGTTCTCGGAGATTTGGATTACCTGGATTATGAGGTGTGTTACATCGGTGAAATACAAGGTACTTATGAATGGACAACCAAGAGGAAATATAGTTCCAGAGAGAGGtctacgtcaaggagatcctgtctcctttcatttttattctatgcacggaagcgctcgttagccttcttaatcatgcagagaaccaaGGGAAGATAATGGGGATGCGCGTTACACGCGCGTGTCCTTCTATAtcacaccttctctttgctgatgatagccttttcttctgtaagacggagccccgtgaatgtgaagaagtgatgaaagtagtcaggaatACGGACAAGCATCAGGACAATgcattaatttagaaaaatccTCCCTACTCTTTGGTATGAGGATTAACATAAATGTTAGACAACAGATCAAAGATACTCTGGGGATCCAGAAtgaaggaggaatgggaacATATCTAGGAATTCCATAAGATATTAGCGGATCCAAATGTAAACTTTTTGCATTTCTGAAGGATAAATTAATGcatagagtgaatggatggacGGACAGATAGCTATCAAAAGGTGGAAAGGAGGTTCTGATTAAATCTATCTTGTTACCTCTTCCGACTTATGTTATGTCTAGTTTCTTGCTCTCGTTGGAGATATGCGAAAACCTTgctagtgccattgcacaatttTGGTGAAGTtctaacccccccccccccccccccccccccaaagaGAGGAATTCACTGGGCAAAGTGGGAAAAGGTTTGCAGACCACAGGAAGATGGCGGGATTGATTTCCATATGATCCATGAGTTTAACCTTGCTTTACTGGCAAAACAATTATGGATGCTAGTGCAATACCTTGTTTCACTGGTGGCTAGAGTATTGAAGGGAAGATACTACAGAATGTGTTCGCCTTTACGAACAGTCTATGTAAACAGCCCATCATATGTGTGGGCCAGTATCTCAGCAGCACGAAAGTTACTATTATTGGGAATCAAACATAAGGTACATTCAGGATATGAGGTTAAGGTGTGGGAGGATCCTTGGATCCCGACAACCCCAGCTAGACCAGCACGGCCCTTGGCCCCAGTGCTGCATCCGAGCATGAGAGTCAGTGATCTCATTAACCAGGATATGAAGGAATGGGATGTTGGTCTACTGAAGAACTATGTTGACCCTGCTGATATACCCTACATAAGGAGTCAGGCCATAAGCACCACTAATCGCTGGGATACATTCTGCTGGAACTATACTAAAAATGGACAGTATACAGTCAAATCAGGATATTGGGTAGCTCGGAACTTACTAGAGGCTGATGAAGAGAAGGAGGTTCTGGAACCTAGTATAACAAAGCTTCAAGCCTTTTCTTGGAAGATAAAAGCTCCACAAAAGatttgtcatcttatatggcaactgATATCTGGTTATGTGGCAGTGACGAGGAATCTGGTACGGCGTAACATGAGATGTGACAACTACTGTCCACGATGTGGAGAGCCAGAAGAATCTGTAACTCATGCAAtttttgaatgtccaccagCTTTACAAGCTTGGTCTCTCTCAGCGACACCAACGAGTCAAGATGTCTTCCCTCTTCCGAGCATCTATGCCAATATGGATGTTCTCTTCTGCAGAAAAAACAGCATTGCTGAACCAGGCTTAGACAGAGACCCATATCCCTGGATAATTTGGTACCTTTGGAAGGCCAAAAATGATAAACTCTTTAGGGGAATAGACAGGAGTCCTTTAGAGCTAGTTCGCTATGCGGAGAATGAGTTTCAAGCCTGGTTTAACGCAAATGAGATAATACCAACAGCTCCACAAGACCTTAATATTGAAGAACCCCAAGTCTTAAGCTTGAGGAATATATGCATGATAGATGGGTCATGGACATCACAGTTTAGTGGATATGGATGGGGAAGGTTCAACTTATGGGGACACGAAATCATATTCGAAGAGAGTCTGCCTTACATTCAGAGATGGAAGCACTGAGATGGGCGATGGAGAGTATGCTCCAGCATTCGACTTGTCAAAGCTTTGGAACATACTGCAAGGATTTGATCGCAATGATCAACGAGCCTCATGCTTGGCCGAGCTTTGCGACagaattggagaggatagagactTTGAAGATATGCTTCTCGAATTTCAAGATTACTCATATTCCACGAGCGCATAATCAAATTTCAGATTTCTTAGCTATGACTGCGAGGTCCTTCCATAGAGTACTTtatttcattggttgttctattccggtctggttacctaggcaacctcaagtttgagtaatagaatagcctttttcgatgtaaaaaaaaaagaagttgagATGATAATGGGCTTTGGCTTCAACTAAACCAATGTTATatagggggtgattggtagAGACTGTGGCTTTCTGTTTTTTTGCTCTAAGATTTAGGCTCTAGATTCTTACCTTtagctttaatttattttgctgtAGAAATTTTTCAGAGTACTGAATAAGATCTCTAGAAAAAGTGCTTTCTAAAGCTAACATATTTCCTTTTATAATGTTTTGGCTTTAGAttcagtttttaaaataaaagcatgATTGCTTTAAAATATGGatgtagaaattaaaaaagcTATGCACAGCTCCTACAACTTCAACCAATCATCCCCGtatataacacaaaaaaaaaccaagaaaCTCGTCTAAAAAACCAAATATTGGAAGATACTTTTTTGGAACAGTGTGAGATACTTTCTTTAAAGCATCAATAGCTTTAAAGTGCACAAAAAATGCACAAAAAAGCATCAATAGCTTTAGTTAAAAAAGATGATGTATCATGAATAAAATAGATGTATCATCTTAAATCTAATAAATTTGTTGAATAACAACATAATTTAACTAATATTTAGAAATCATAAATTGAATAATAGCATAattttgatcaattaaaatggTACACCAGATTTATGTGGCCAAACATAGAAACGAATGGATGACACAATTATTACattatatgaaaagaaaagacaatCTCTTTGGTtcacaaaaaaagaaatatattctttcaaatcatcttctcaTTCAGAGACCAAAGAAGTTTCGTTGCGTGTCTTTTTCCACATGTATTTGCTACCAAACACTTGTGTCTCTGTCTTCCGTACGTATGCATTGCATTAGATTCACTGGGCTTAGACATTTTAACTAGGACCTGAAAACCCAAATCGAAACCGACCCAAAAATACACGAACTGAAATTGAACTaaaaatttacaagtattttttggatccaaattttttttacccgaaaAAACCGAATCCGAATAGATCCGGAGCCGAAAATAatcgacccgaatagacccgacccgataagaaccgatttgtacccgacttaaaaacatgtatatccaaaactatgattttttttgtattttatatatattattttatgatttagttgaaatatcttttgttaacaatatttgttattattttgtaactttttaagtaatataaagctttaaaatgtaaaatttagaatttaaaaatgttttattttaattattaatagtttaattgaaattattttgtaacattttagatatatatgacaaatatcgaTTAAATTTAATGGAGTTTGGGTATTCCATGTCtttttcagatcctaaatatcAGAATCCGATTCGGATCCGATACGGATCCGAAAATTACGGGTATTTTacagatattttaattatagactcGAACCGACCTGGACCCGAAAAAAACCGATCCGAAacgaaaatttacaagtacctgTTGGATCCAAATGTCTAGGATCCGAAAGAACCGACATAAATCCAACTCGGAGACTTGAATGCCCACGCCTAAGATTCaccatcaaatttttattaGCATCTCTAGCTAACTTATAAATTTGCACGGCTCTCATTTAACTACATTGaaacacattgatcatttggtACTCTTTTCATTCAAAATGAatcatctatttattttaaagagaTAAAAGTTTTTTAAGTGAAGTTTAAACCAAAACACAGCATCTTAAGATACAACAAAccacatataaaattattaagatacGTAAAagcttaaaacataaaatttaaatttattttgaaatccaTGATTCAGTTCTACATAAGAACAAGTCTGTCATCATAAAAACACCCAATACTTGATTCTACTAATTCACTAATGTCCAACACTGTAtccttaatttgttttaatctAATCCTTCAACTTCAAATATTTACCCATATATAATGAATCTTAATATTGGAGTTTTTATTAcatcattaaataaaatagtaattgCTCTGctcaataaaaaaacatttcaaattaCATACAAAATCATTAACACAATAGATCATATCTACaatatttacgtttaaatttttactaatcATTATACATTTCATAATTTACAAAGCTTTTTTATAAACAATAGAAGGATAATATTTGGTTAGATTTGATGTTTTAGGAATTGGAATTTCTATATGTTAATTTGTCTTAATATACAAAGTATTCTAAATTGATGCCAAAAAGTTTAATTGGACAAATTAgtttatcttaacatttataaaaGACATTTTATGTTACTAAccagatttttattaaaagtaaatatcataataatgttttaaaatttttttgtagTGTTACTAAAATGTACCGCATAATCAAACtttgtattaatatttatacaattaAAACAAGGGTAGTTCTGTAAACCACATAATCAAACTTATAATTTTTGCACGGCTCTCATTTAATTACATTGAAACACAATGATCATTTTGGTACTTTTTATTCAATatgaatcatttatttattttaaagagatacaaattttttttaaaagtgagaTAAAAgttcattaatttatattaactgTGGGTTTGTTATCAATTTCTAAGCTAATTATAAACCTTCACAGTCTCAAAGAGCATCTAATTAAACCtgtatatttgaaacataatacaaaaatgaaaactttatgTTACCTCATAtattaacagtaacaaaaagttgatttattgatttatttatttatctcatACCTATTAAAGGGCTCAAATTAATTATCCATTGCAAGGATGAACCATGTCTCTAGGTATTCAAATAGGGCCAAAAAAGTATCATGGGGTTGTTTTGAACCTAGATCACTTAGCTCCTCGAAATTCACCTACTACTATACAATTTATGTGTAGTTGTATCCTCAAATTTTTTTAACCTAATTCTTAAACTTCAAAAATTTAgccatatttaataaattttaatattgaaaTTTCTATTTcatcattaaataaaatagtaattgCTATGTCCAATAAGAAACCATTTCAATTACATAACTACATAAAAAACCATTAACAATAGATCATATCAACaatatttacgtttaaatttttactaatcATTAAACATCTGATAATTTACAACCATTTTTTATAAACAACAGAAAGATAATATTGGGTTAGATTTGATGTTTTAGGCTTTggaatttctatatttaatttgtcaaaatatacaaaatattataagatgatggaaaaaaaattgaattggaAAAATTAGTTTATCTTAACTTTTATAGATGACAATTATATGTTACAAACCAGTTTCTCGTTAAAAGTAAATAtcacaaaaatgtttcaaaGCCTTTTTATAGCGTAATAAAAATGAACCGCATAATAAAactttttgttattaatatctACTATACAGTTAAAACAAGGGTAGTTCGGTAAATAAAGGAACTCCCATATCTCTCATTTCAGATCCTCCTTTCTTGCTACCACCGCCCATTcgtaaaaaagagagagagaaagacgcAATCTTTTCTCTGTATCTTACAAGTTTCCTTCTCTCCTCTTGTCCACTTTCTAACTAAAATCTGTATCATTCAATCGCAAAGATTCGATCTTTCTTTCAATGAAATAAACAAAGATTCTGATTATAAAAACCGAACCTTTAATTCATCTTGGAGGCTTTCGTAATCTCTTCTTTTATGGTTTTGATTCCTTCGAATCGATCACACTTTCTATTCCCGAGTCTGATCCTATCGCTTCTCATCATTCTAACAATCGAGAAACCCGACCCGGAAGCCATGAGAGTCCACCCAATCCCCAGAAAccttaacaacaacaacaccttGATCCACCACCATCGTCGTAACCCGACCCGAGAACCCGGAAAGAATCTGCGTCGTTTACCGCACATCTTCAACCGCGTTCTTGAGCTTCCGTTAAGGTCCGAAGCAAATGTTTCCGTGGAGGAGAAACACGATTGTTTCAGATTCGTGGCGGAGACAGAGGGTCTCTGCGACGGCGGAGAGATGAGGGCTTACGTGGTGGATATTCATCCCGGTATAACCAAGATCGTTGTGAGGACAAATGGGTTGTCTTTGGGGTTGTCGTTGGACGAGTTGGAGCTCGACATGTGGCGTTTTAGGCTTCCGGAGACGACAAGGCCTGAGCTTGTTACGGTGGTTTGTGTTGGTGGGGTTTTGATTGTTACGGTGCCGAAGATGGTTCCAGAGGAGGAAGATGGTGGTTTTGGACAAGGTATGGGAAGTGGGAGGCTTGTTCTTGTTCAGTAATGCTTTGGAAAAAAACTACAGTTTGGTTGTGTAATGATATGATGTCTTTAAAAAGATTTGCTTTTGAATGTTTGTTAGTTCTGTGATTTTCAAGAAAcgtgagagaagaagaacaaaacatCTAATCTTCCTCGTTTCTTTCATATATTGTTGTTAGCCTTACTTTTTGTTGGCAGTTTAGCTGAAAATAAAAAGACAGGTTGAGACTTTGGTTGATTTAACAGTGTATAAAAAAATccaggaaaaaaaagaaatggatCATTGTTCTGTGCAACGTAACCTCCAAGCTGAAGAACAGTTCAATATTTGTAGACTTTGGGAAACGTATAGTGAGAGAATTGTTGAAAAGTTTTGTCATTCACCGGGTAGACaccaaaatttattcaaattaaaAGGACATCAAAATCTTGTAATAGAGTATTTAGTGCTTCTCCTTTTGCAGACTTCTTCATGTTTCTTCTCTTTCTGCACTTTGGGGCAGAAGAGCATGAATTTTTCGACGGCAGTTTCTCCGAGGTCCACTTGTCATCCAGCTACTCCAATGAAATTAACAAAGCTACTCAACATTTCACCATCACAATTGCAATCTTTTCTCAAAAAAGCGTGGTCACTTTCTCCACCTCGTTAACGAAGAAACTCATATCTTGAACTAAATGCGACTGTCAAGAGCTTGCTACACGACATCTTTATTTGGCTCAAACTTGGTCATAATCAATATCTACATACCACGACAGCAAGCTTCTCTTTCCTAAACACAAGATAGGTGCACCAAGCCATTCCTAGCACTAAAGAGCAGGCGCTTGAGCCGCCCAAAACGCTCTTTCCACAGTACATTCAACATAAAAGCATACATAAGATAAAACACTCCAAGCCTAAAACAGTCTGCAACATTAGACCccacaaaaggaaaaaaaaaacccgcTAAATAATAATACAACAAGACTGGCTTAAAGGTGCGATAAGTCAATAGGCTGCCAGATCTGATCTCATCAGAGGAAGAAGCCTTTAAGAGGAGTGAACTTGGAGAGGATCTCTGCTTCACGCTTAAGTGCATTATCTTTCTTACATTCCCATTCATGCTTCTTCGAGTTAGCTGACTGAACCTCCTGCACCACTTTAGGAATCGAGTTCGCCACCATCTTCTGCCCATAGCTAAGATcaaccttctccttctccttgctCCCTATGTACCGCTTCAGCTCGTTCCTCCTAGCTTGAAGCTGACCGATCTGGTCATCAATCTGGCGAATCGCCTCAGAGTTCTCATCTACTTCCACCTGTATACTCCCTAGTTTGTGCCTCAGATCGCTGTACTCGTATTTAAGCGACGCTACTTTAGCTTTGTTGAGCTCAAGCGCAGAGAAGAACCAGTCTGCTTCTTCAATCACACTCTTGTTCTCCTGGAAGACTTCACTGAACGTTTGAATCTCTTCAATAAGCTTCAACCTCACTATCTCTTCAGCGGAGAGGTTTGGATCTTTCCTCAGTTTAGTTGCTAGCGCTGCTATCTCCGCAGCGTCCTTGGAGACGAACAGAGTGGGGAGATCTTTCTCAAGGAGAGACGAGATCTTCATTCTAGCTTCAGCCCATTCGTACTCTTTCATTGGAGAGCTTGCAGTGACGAGAACAGAGGAAGACTCTCTTGCAGCATCTTCTTGACTCTCATGAAGAAGGTTCTCAAGAGAGTTTAGGTAGCTATCAAACTCTATCGGGTCAACATCAATAGGCTCGTGAGAGACCGCGAGTACACCGTTCATAGGAGAGACATAGATGTGAGGGATGgaaacatcttcttcttcctcaaagTTAGCTCTGCGTTTCTTTCTCCTGCCGCAAGTATTTGGTTCACCTTCCTCGTTGAGGTTGTTTAAGTCCACAGCGCCGCCGTTCTGGTGGTTAGAAGAGCGTCTTCCGGATTGACGAGATGGTTTTGGTTTGGTGGAGGATTGAGTTCCAGTGGCGGGAGTTGTggctcctttcttcttcttgttgccactacCTCGTGGAGTTGCTTTAGGTTTAGGTTCTTCCACATGGTCATAGGTAGGCATTGGATTCCTCTTCCTCTGGCTGTACCTGGAGTTTCCTTCTTTAGCATTCTCATCATTAAGGGCAGCTTCAGTCTGTACTTCCTTCGGTGTCTCCTCAAAAAGAGACGCTGCATCAACTACAACAGAAAGTAAAGTATCCTGAGTTGTTCAAACATGAACTTTAAATGCTGACCAAGAATAGCAGTATGTTACCTTTGTTGGCAGGC
This region of Brassica napus cultivar Da-Ae chromosome C5, Da-Ae, whole genome shotgun sequence genomic DNA includes:
- the LOC125587709 gene encoding uncharacterized protein LOC125587709, with protein sequence MVLIPSNRSHFLFPSLILSLLIILTIEKPDPEAMRVHPIPRNLNNNNTLIHHHRRNPTREPGKNLRRLPHIFNRVLELPLRSEANVSVEEKHDCFRFVAETEGLCDGGEMRAYVVDIHPGITKIVVRTNGLSLGLSLDELELDMWRFRLPETTRPELVTVVCVGGVLIVTVPKMVPEEEDGGFGQGMGSGRLVLVQ
- the LOC125587708 gene encoding uncharacterized protein LOC125587708 isoform X1 — encoded protein: MSAPFYSPIDMHQQIHGQTPPGFDTEPVPNSTYQDTEPVPLSTYRENEPDPFHATQQEKDDFWNNGFNREEPESFQPKENGKRSVDNNSSFTHGETDLNQLPAIPQFSTGQGLPYAPIDWPSPGDVWTWRVGRRVTATGFHQDRFLILPQRLQQKNVPKSFASKPTLARYIQTGFPGMDADAFFASFSWKIPALFQPANKVDAASLFEETPKEVQTEAALNDENAKEGNSRYSQRKRNPMPTYDHVEEPKPKATPRGSGNKKKKGATTPATGTQSSTKPKPSRQSGRRSSNHQNGGAVDLNNLNEEGEPNTCGRRKKRRANFEEEEDVSIPHIYVSPMNGVLAVSHEPIDVDPIEFDSYLNSLENLLHESQEDAARESSSVLVTASSPMKEYEWAEARMKISSLLEKDLPTLFVSKDAAEIAALATKLRKDPNLSAEEIVRLKLIEEIQTFSEVFQENKSVIEEADWFFSALELNKAKVASLKYEYSDLRHKLGSIQVEVDENSEAIRQIDDQIGQLQARRNELKRYIGSKEKEKVDLSYGQKMVANSIPKVVQEVQSANSKKHEWECKKDNALKREAEILSKFTPLKGFFL
- the LOC125587708 gene encoding uncharacterized protein LOC125587708 isoform X2, giving the protein MSAPFYSPIDMHQQIHGQTPPGFDTEPVPNSTYQDTEPVPLSTYRENEPDPFHATQQEKDDFWNNGFNREEPESFQPKENGKRSVDNNSSFTHGETDLNQLPAIPQFSTGQGLPYAPIDWPSPGDVWTWRVGRRVTATGFHQDRFLILPQRLQQKNVPKSFASKPTLARYIQTGFPGMDADAFFASFSWKIPALFQPANKASLFEETPKEVQTEAALNDENAKEGNSRYSQRKRNPMPTYDHVEEPKPKATPRGSGNKKKKGATTPATGTQSSTKPKPSRQSGRRSSNHQNGGAVDLNNLNEEGEPNTCGRRKKRRANFEEEEDVSIPHIYVSPMNGVLAVSHEPIDVDPIEFDSYLNSLENLLHESQEDAARESSSVLVTASSPMKEYEWAEARMKISSLLEKDLPTLFVSKDAAEIAALATKLRKDPNLSAEEIVRLKLIEEIQTFSEVFQENKSVIEEADWFFSALELNKAKVASLKYEYSDLRHKLGSIQVEVDENSEAIRQIDDQIGQLQARRNELKRYIGSKEKEKVDLSYGQKMVANSIPKVVQEVQSANSKKHEWECKKDNALKREAEILSKFTPLKGFFL